A single Pseudomonas brassicacearum DNA region contains:
- a CDS encoding FAD-binding oxidoreductase, whose amino-acid sequence MSSLLSQELIENIERLVGPAGLVRDPELMQGYLTDWRNAYQGLAALVVRPGSTEEVAAVVRLCHDAGVALVPQGGNTGLCGGSIPDASGRQVVLSLSRMKRIRELDLANETITVEAGVILQQLQDAASQAGRLFPLSLGAEGSCTVGGNLATNAGGTAVLRYGNMRELTLGLEVVLPDGRVWNGLRGLRKDNTGYDLKHLFIGSEGTLGIITAAVLKLFPATHSTATAWVALPSPQAAVDLIGHVRSLCADRLTGFEMMSRQSLDFVLDHVTGCTDPLETKHPWYALIELRDTVPDAPLTLLLENGLAQAFEHGWVIDAVLASSQAQAAALWALREGISEAQNHEGPSLKHDISVPVSRIPEFIERTDKALQQDFPGVRIVSYGHMGDGNLHYNISKPVGDADASFKAREHAIMQVIYRMTSTFNGSISAEHGLGQAKPDAAVRFKDPLEMELMRAIKRTLDPAGLMNPGKVFSVGLE is encoded by the coding sequence ATGTCGTCGCTGTTGAGTCAGGAGTTGATCGAAAATATCGAGCGTTTGGTCGGTCCCGCCGGGCTGGTGCGCGATCCCGAACTCATGCAGGGCTACCTGACCGATTGGCGCAACGCTTATCAAGGCTTGGCCGCGTTGGTGGTGCGTCCTGGCAGCACCGAGGAAGTGGCGGCGGTGGTGCGGCTCTGCCATGACGCCGGGGTGGCGCTGGTGCCCCAAGGGGGCAACACCGGGTTGTGCGGCGGATCGATTCCGGACGCTTCCGGTCGACAGGTGGTGCTGTCCTTGAGCCGGATGAAGCGCATCCGTGAACTCGACCTGGCCAATGAAACCATCACGGTGGAGGCCGGGGTGATACTGCAGCAGCTACAGGATGCTGCCAGTCAGGCCGGACGCCTGTTCCCTCTATCGCTGGGGGCCGAGGGCAGCTGCACGGTGGGCGGCAACCTGGCGACCAATGCCGGCGGCACGGCTGTGTTGCGCTACGGCAACATGCGTGAGCTGACCCTCGGCCTGGAAGTGGTGCTGCCTGACGGGCGCGTCTGGAACGGTTTGCGGGGCTTGCGTAAAGACAACACCGGCTACGATCTCAAGCATCTGTTTATCGGCTCGGAGGGCACGCTCGGCATCATCACCGCTGCGGTGCTGAAACTGTTTCCGGCGACCCACAGCACGGCGACTGCTTGGGTCGCGCTGCCTTCGCCGCAGGCCGCGGTGGACTTGATCGGTCATGTTCGCAGCTTGTGCGCCGACCGCCTGACGGGCTTCGAGATGATGTCGCGCCAGAGCCTGGACTTTGTCCTGGACCATGTGACCGGCTGCACTGATCCGCTGGAAACGAAGCACCCTTGGTACGCCTTGATCGAGCTGCGCGACACGGTGCCCGACGCGCCCTTGACGCTGTTGCTTGAAAACGGCCTGGCCCAGGCCTTCGAGCACGGTTGGGTCATCGATGCGGTATTGGCCAGCAGCCAGGCACAGGCCGCGGCGCTATGGGCGCTGCGCGAAGGTATTTCCGAGGCGCAGAATCATGAAGGCCCCAGCCTCAAGCACGACATCAGCGTGCCTGTGAGTCGGATCCCGGAATTCATTGAACGCACCGACAAGGCCCTGCAACAGGATTTCCCGGGCGTGCGCATCGTTTCCTATGGCCACATGGGCGACGGCAACCTGCACTACAACATCAGCAAGCCGGTCGGCGATGCGGACGCATCGTTCAAGGCCCGCGAACACGCGATCATGCAAGTCATCTACCGGATGACGAGCACCTTCAACGGCAGCATCAGTGCCGAACATGGGCTGGGGCAGGCCAAACCGGACGCGGCGGTGCGCTTCAAGGACCCTCTGGAGATGGAGCTGATGCGTGCCATCAAGCGCACGCTGGACCCGGCCGGGCTGATGAACCCCGGCAAGGTTTTCAGCGTCGGGCTGGAGTGA
- a CDS encoding L-talarate/galactarate dehydratase encodes MSSPTPLPSADDDRISWLRIASVFLPLANPISDAKVLTGRQKPMTEIAMLFVEIETRDGHRGLGFSYSKRAGGPGQFAHAQEIAPTLIGENPSDISKLWDKLCWAGASVGRSGLATQAIGAFDVALWDLKAKRANLSLARLLGAHRDSVQCYNTSGGFLHTPLDQLMINTDISREKGIGGIKLKVGQPDQALDLHRVSSIRKHLGDAFPLMVDANQQWDRPTAQRMCRQLEQYNLVWIEEPLDCYDAEGHAALALQFDTPIATGEMLTSVAEHWEFIKLRAADYLMPDAPRVGGITPYLKVQALAEQAGLMIAPHFAMELHIHLAATYSREPWVEHFEWLEPLFNERMQTRDGRMLVPTRPGLGLSLSDQVAGWTAQQVEIGQRA; translated from the coding sequence ATGTCAAGCCCGACCCCTCTTCCGTCAGCCGACGACGACCGCATCAGTTGGCTGCGCATAGCGTCGGTATTTCTACCGCTGGCCAATCCCATCAGCGATGCCAAGGTGCTGACCGGTCGGCAAAAGCCAATGACCGAAATCGCCATGTTGTTCGTGGAAATTGAAACCAGAGACGGCCACCGCGGCCTGGGTTTCAGTTATTCCAAGCGCGCCGGTGGGCCTGGGCAATTTGCCCACGCCCAGGAAATCGCCCCCACGCTCATCGGTGAAAACCCCAGCGATATTTCAAAGCTCTGGGACAAGCTCTGCTGGGCCGGCGCCTCGGTGGGGCGCAGCGGCCTGGCAACACAAGCCATCGGCGCATTCGATGTCGCCCTGTGGGACCTGAAGGCCAAGCGGGCCAATCTGTCCCTGGCCCGTCTGCTCGGCGCCCATCGTGATTCGGTCCAGTGCTACAACACCTCCGGCGGGTTCCTGCACACGCCGCTCGATCAGTTGATGATCAATACCGATATCTCCCGAGAGAAGGGCATCGGTGGGATCAAGCTCAAGGTCGGCCAGCCAGACCAGGCGCTGGATCTGCACCGTGTCAGCAGTATTCGCAAACACCTGGGCGATGCCTTTCCGCTGATGGTCGACGCCAACCAGCAATGGGATCGGCCCACGGCGCAGCGCATGTGCCGCCAGCTGGAACAGTACAACCTGGTCTGGATCGAGGAACCGCTCGATTGCTATGACGCCGAAGGACATGCCGCGCTGGCGCTGCAATTCGATACACCGATCGCGACCGGTGAAATGCTCACCAGCGTTGCCGAGCACTGGGAGTTCATCAAGCTGCGCGCGGCCGATTACCTGATGCCCGACGCGCCCCGTGTTGGCGGCATTACCCCTTACCTCAAGGTCCAGGCATTGGCCGAGCAAGCGGGGCTGATGATCGCGCCGCATTTCGCCATGGAGTTGCACATCCATTTGGCTGCCACCTATAGCCGCGAGCCCTGGGTCGAGCATTTCGAATGGTTGGAGCCGCTGTTCAACGAGCGTATGCAAACCCGGGACGGACGCATGCTCGTGCCGACCCGGCCAGGGCTTGGCCTGTCGCTCAGCGACCAAGTCGCCGGTTGGACTGCGCAACAGGTCGAGATTGGCCAGCGTGCGTGA
- a CDS encoding tripartite tricarboxylate transporter permease produces the protein MIELMQQGFGAVLTPYVFVLIALGVAVGIVFGAVPGLSATMAIALCLPLTYSMGPGPGLALLVALFVGATSGGLISAILLNIPGTPASIATTFDGWPLMKKGLGVKALGVGVVFSFLGTIFSIAALMFIAPILAELALSFGPHEYFSIAIFSLTLIATLSTGSLVKGLFAGVLGFAFSTVGIAPVEAIRRFTFDLPSLNGGFAMLTVMIGMFAVAEVLKFAESARLSHRAKPQNVSMKGVKGFGFSMKEFVGQLPNATRSSLIGLGIGILPGIGAGTSNIVSYIAAKKRSKHPEEFGKGTIDGVVASETANNAGIGGAMIPLLTLGIPGDTTTAVLLGGFMIHGIQPGPLLFISQAPLVYTIFAALILASVFMLVLEFYGLRMFIKLLAVPKHILLPIILVLCVVGAFGLNSRIFDVWAVLLFGLLGYGFVKSGLPIAPFIIGFILGPMAETNLRRGLMLSDGNFSGFLTTPISAAFLALAAVSVSWHLVTVIRHKKSAAIELMRS, from the coding sequence ATGATTGAACTTATGCAGCAAGGCTTCGGTGCCGTTCTCACCCCCTACGTCTTTGTCCTCATTGCCCTTGGCGTGGCGGTGGGTATTGTTTTTGGTGCGGTGCCCGGCCTCTCGGCCACCATGGCTATCGCACTCTGTTTGCCGCTGACTTATTCGATGGGCCCTGGCCCTGGCCTGGCGCTGCTGGTCGCGCTGTTTGTCGGTGCCACCTCGGGAGGGTTGATATCGGCGATATTGCTCAACATACCGGGAACGCCGGCCTCCATCGCCACGACATTCGATGGTTGGCCGCTGATGAAGAAGGGCCTGGGCGTCAAGGCCTTGGGCGTTGGTGTGGTGTTTTCTTTCCTGGGGACGATTTTCAGCATCGCCGCGCTGATGTTCATCGCCCCGATCCTGGCTGAACTGGCCCTGAGCTTTGGTCCGCACGAATACTTTTCCATTGCGATTTTCTCGCTGACGTTGATCGCCACGCTGTCCACCGGCTCGCTGGTCAAAGGCTTGTTTGCCGGTGTCCTGGGCTTTGCCTTCTCCACTGTGGGGATCGCCCCGGTCGAAGCCATTCGCCGCTTCACCTTTGATCTGCCGAGCCTCAATGGCGGCTTCGCCATGCTCACCGTCATGATCGGTATGTTCGCAGTCGCCGAAGTGCTGAAGTTCGCTGAAAGCGCGCGCCTGAGTCACCGGGCCAAACCGCAGAACGTCAGTATGAAAGGCGTAAAAGGTTTTGGTTTCTCGATGAAGGAATTTGTCGGCCAACTCCCGAACGCCACCCGTTCATCGCTGATTGGCCTGGGCATCGGCATCCTGCCGGGCATCGGTGCCGGTACGTCGAATATCGTCTCTTACATCGCAGCCAAGAAACGATCGAAGCATCCGGAGGAATTCGGCAAAGGTACGATCGATGGCGTGGTTGCCAGTGAAACGGCAAACAACGCCGGTATCGGCGGCGCGATGATCCCGCTGCTGACCCTGGGTATTCCTGGTGATACCACCACGGCTGTCCTGTTGGGCGGTTTCATGATCCATGGCATCCAGCCCGGCCCCCTGCTGTTTATCAGCCAGGCGCCGCTGGTCTACACAATCTTTGCTGCGCTGATCCTGGCTTCGGTGTTCATGCTGGTACTCGAGTTCTACGGCCTGCGCATGTTCATCAAATTGCTGGCGGTGCCCAAGCACATCCTGCTGCCCATCATCCTGGTGTTGTGCGTGGTCGGGGCTTTTGGCTTGAACAGCCGGATCTTCGATGTCTGGGCGGTATTGCTGTTTGGCTTGCTGGGCTACGGATTCGTCAAAAGCGGTCTGCCAATTGCACCGTTCATCATCGGCTTCATCCTGGGGCCGATGGCGGAAACCAACCTGCGACGCGGCCTTATGCTGTCCGATGGCAACTTCAGCGGTTTCCTGACCACTCCCATCTCGGCCGCTTTCCTGGCCCTCGCCGCGGTGTCTGTCTCCTGGCACCTGGTGACCGTGATCCGTCACAAGAAGAGCGCTGCCATTGAACTGATGCGCAGCTGA
- a CDS encoding tripartite tricarboxylate transporter TctB family protein → MDSYKRNELLTGLAMLGAGVAYLVLTLNLPRRGFVDAAFVPWLLAVALCLLGALQLWAWRKLPDKTAEPAEKPESIDYPTVIKSLALVLVFTALLETVGFVIMTVLFLYAQFIVLTPADQKVKHPLYALISIISAVLIFYIFRHGFDLLLPVGLLDF, encoded by the coding sequence ATGGATTCCTATAAAAGAAACGAGCTGCTAACCGGCCTGGCCATGCTCGGCGCCGGCGTGGCTTATCTGGTGTTGACCTTGAACCTGCCGCGTCGTGGTTTCGTCGATGCCGCGTTCGTGCCTTGGTTACTTGCTGTCGCGTTGTGCCTGTTGGGTGCGTTGCAATTGTGGGCGTGGCGAAAGCTGCCGGACAAAACGGCCGAGCCCGCCGAAAAGCCCGAGTCGATTGACTATCCAACGGTCATCAAATCCCTGGCCTTGGTGCTGGTTTTTACAGCGTTGCTGGAGACCGTGGGTTTCGTGATCATGACCGTGCTTTTTCTCTACGCTCAGTTCATCGTTTTGACTCCCGCTGACCAGAAGGTCAAGCATCCCCTGTACGCGCTGATATCGATCATTTCCGCGGTCTTGATTTTTTACATTTTTCGCCATGGCTTCGACTTGCTCCTGCCGGTCGGTTTATTGGATTTCTAG
- a CDS encoding tripartite tricarboxylate transporter substrate binding protein, translating to MKKTLCASLIASFLSLTAGTAMATDASDWPSRPVQVVVIANAGGDTDFNARMMAKYFTKLTGKSMVVTNMAGGGGTIAADAVKNAAPDGNTILFTHTGQLIVNEVAGLSEDRFDALDISCIAGVDKGAVFVSAKSSGIDSLDQLIKQAKAKPGTITYGTEMGNFSHLQGLMFEKLAGVKLKMVDSGTVSEKIVALLGKRIDLGAISYGSVQDYIASGKMTALGQPNAERNALLGDVKTFKEQGVDLILDKPYVVAFPKGTDPAIVKKMADTMKKITEEPEYAEELKKSFKQPVSFQGTEEAIATLSKTRDSFMEFKDEMRKGK from the coding sequence ATGAAGAAAACACTCTGCGCCTCTTTGATCGCCTCTTTTCTGAGCCTGACCGCTGGCACGGCAATGGCCACCGACGCCAGCGACTGGCCAAGCCGTCCGGTGCAGGTGGTGGTGATTGCCAACGCCGGCGGTGACACCGATTTCAACGCACGGATGATGGCCAAGTACTTCACCAAGCTCACCGGCAAATCCATGGTGGTGACCAATATGGCCGGCGGGGGTGGGACGATTGCCGCCGATGCGGTCAAAAACGCGGCGCCGGATGGCAATACCATCTTGTTCACCCATACCGGCCAGCTGATCGTCAACGAGGTCGCGGGGCTGTCGGAGGACCGCTTCGATGCGCTTGATATCTCCTGCATCGCTGGCGTCGACAAAGGCGCGGTGTTCGTCTCGGCGAAAAGCTCGGGCATCGACAGCCTTGACCAACTGATCAAACAAGCCAAGGCCAAGCCCGGCACCATCACCTACGGCACCGAGATGGGCAACTTCTCTCACCTGCAAGGCTTGATGTTCGAGAAGCTCGCCGGCGTGAAACTGAAAATGGTCGACAGCGGCACGGTGTCCGAAAAAATCGTTGCCTTGCTGGGCAAGCGCATCGACCTGGGCGCCATCAGCTACGGCTCGGTCCAGGATTACATTGCCAGCGGCAAGATGACTGCCCTTGGCCAACCCAACGCCGAGCGCAACGCGTTGCTGGGCGATGTGAAGACCTTCAAGGAACAAGGCGTGGATCTGATTCTGGACAAGCCTTATGTCGTCGCTTTCCCGAAAGGCACGGACCCGGCCATCGTCAAGAAAATGGCCGACACCATGAAGAAAATCACCGAAGAGCCGGAATACGCCGAAGAGCTGAAAAAATCCTTCAAGCAGCCGGTCAGCTTCCAGGGCACCGAAGAAGCTATTGCCACCTTGAGCAAGACCCGCGACAGCTTCATGGAGTTCAAGGACGAGATGCGTAAAGGGAAGTAA
- the glmS gene encoding glutamine--fructose-6-phosphate transaminase (isomerizing) — MCGIVGAVAERNITAILLEGLKRLEYRGYDSAGVAVVTNDEKLERMRRPGKVSELAQALEAEPLLGRLGIAHTRWATHGAPCERNAHPHFSGDLAVVHNGIIENHEALREQLKALGYVFTSDTDTEVIAHLLNHKLKDLVDLTVALKATVKELHGAYGLAVISTKQPDRLVAARSGSPLVIGLGLGENFLASDQLALRQVTDRFMYLEEGDIAEIRRDSVQIWDLDGKEVERETVQYRDGAEAADKGEFRHFMLKEIHEQPAVVQRTLEGRMSQNQVLVQAFGPQAAELFAKVRNVQIVACGTSYHAGMVARYWLEELAGIPCQVEVASEFRYRKVVVQPDSLFVTISQSGETADTLAALRNAKELGFLASLAICNVGISSLVRESDLTLLTQAGREIGVASTKAFTTQLVGLLLLTLALGQVRGTLGKGVEAELVEELRCLPARLGEALAMDSTVEKIAELFAEKNHTLFLGRGAQFPVAMEGALKLKEISYIHAEAYPAGELKHGPLALVDNDMPVVTVAPNNELLEKLKSNLQEVRARGGQLIVFADEKAGMTNGEGTHVVHMPHIHDILSPILYTIPLQLLSYYVAVLKGTDVDQPRNLAKSVTVE, encoded by the coding sequence ATGTGTGGAATTGTCGGCGCCGTTGCTGAACGCAACATCACTGCAATCTTGCTCGAAGGCCTCAAGCGCCTGGAATATCGCGGCTACGACAGCGCCGGCGTGGCGGTGGTTACCAACGACGAGAAGCTCGAACGCATGCGTCGTCCGGGCAAGGTCAGCGAGCTTGCGCAAGCGTTGGAAGCCGAACCGCTGCTCGGTCGCCTGGGCATCGCTCACACCCGTTGGGCCACCCACGGCGCGCCCTGCGAGCGTAACGCCCACCCGCATTTTTCCGGTGACCTGGCGGTGGTGCACAACGGCATCATCGAAAACCACGAAGCCCTGCGTGAACAGCTCAAGGCGCTCGGCTACGTGTTCACCTCGGACACCGACACTGAAGTCATCGCCCATTTGCTCAATCACAAGCTCAAGGACCTGGTGGACCTGACCGTCGCCCTCAAGGCCACCGTCAAGGAACTGCACGGAGCCTATGGCCTGGCGGTCATCAGCACGAAACAACCTGATCGCCTGGTGGCGGCCCGTAGCGGTAGCCCATTGGTGATCGGCCTGGGCCTGGGGGAAAACTTCCTCGCGTCCGATCAGTTGGCATTGCGCCAGGTTACCGACCGCTTCATGTACCTGGAAGAAGGCGATATCGCCGAAATTCGCCGCGACAGCGTGCAGATCTGGGACCTCGACGGCAAAGAAGTGGAACGTGAGACCGTCCAGTACCGCGACGGTGCCGAAGCCGCCGACAAGGGCGAGTTCCGCCACTTCATGCTCAAGGAAATCCACGAACAACCGGCCGTGGTGCAACGCACCCTGGAAGGCCGCATGAGCCAGAACCAGGTGCTGGTCCAGGCGTTCGGTCCACAGGCGGCCGAGTTGTTCGCCAAGGTCCGCAACGTGCAGATCGTGGCCTGCGGCACCAGTTATCACGCCGGCATGGTCGCTCGTTACTGGCTGGAAGAACTGGCCGGTATTCCGTGCCAGGTAGAAGTCGCCAGCGAGTTCCGCTATCGCAAAGTGGTGGTGCAACCCGATTCGCTGTTCGTCACCATCTCCCAGTCCGGTGAAACCGCTGACACCCTGGCCGCCCTGCGCAACGCCAAGGAGTTGGGTTTCCTCGCCAGCCTGGCGATCTGCAACGTGGGCATCAGCTCGCTGGTGCGCGAATCCGACCTGACCCTGCTGACCCAGGCTGGCCGTGAGATCGGCGTAGCGTCGACCAAGGCGTTCACCACGCAACTGGTGGGGTTGCTGTTGCTGACGCTGGCCCTGGGCCAAGTGCGCGGCACGCTGGGCAAGGGCGTCGAGGCCGAACTGGTGGAAGAACTGCGTTGCCTGCCGGCCCGCCTGGGCGAAGCCTTGGCCATGGACAGCACTGTGGAAAAAATCGCTGAGCTGTTCGCCGAGAAAAACCACACCCTGTTCCTGGGCCGTGGCGCGCAGTTCCCGGTGGCGATGGAAGGGGCCCTCAAGCTCAAGGAGATTTCCTACATCCACGCCGAGGCCTATCCGGCCGGCGAACTCAAGCACGGCCCGCTGGCGCTTGTGGATAACGACATGCCCGTTGTCACCGTCGCGCCGAACAACGAGCTGCTGGAAAAGCTCAAGTCCAACCTGCAGGAAGTGCGCGCCCGTGGCGGCCAGTTGATTGTCTTCGCTGATGAGAAGGCTGGCATGACCAATGGCGAAGGCACCCACGTGGTGCACATGCCGCACATCCACGACATCCTGTCGCCGATTCTCTACACCATCCCATTGCAGTTGTTGTCGTACTACGTGGCAGTGCTCAAGGGCACCGACGTGGATCAGCCGCGTAACCTGGCGAAATCGGTCACGGTTGAGTAA
- a CDS encoding DeoR/GlpR family DNA-binding transcription regulator: MSKRNTPQRRHNILALLQEQGEVSVDALAKRFETSEVTIRKDLAALETNGLLLRRYGGAVPMPQELVADNGQSVSKYKLAIARAAVKRIREHARIIIDSGSTTAAMIPQLGQQPGLVVMTNSLHVANALSELEHEPVLLMTGGTWDPHSESFQGQVAEQVLRSYDFDQLFIGADGIDLVRGTTTFNELLGLSRVMAEVAREVIVMVEADKIGRKIPNLELPWSSVHTLITDDRLPVEARDQIQARGITVICAPVSQEK, translated from the coding sequence ATGTCGAAACGCAACACACCACAACGCCGTCACAACATCCTTGCCTTGCTCCAAGAGCAGGGTGAGGTCAGTGTGGATGCGTTGGCCAAGCGCTTCGAAACCTCGGAAGTTACGATTCGCAAGGATCTCGCCGCCCTGGAAACCAATGGCCTGTTGCTGCGTCGCTACGGTGGCGCGGTCCCGATGCCGCAGGAGTTGGTGGCCGATAACGGGCAAAGCGTCTCCAAGTACAAACTCGCCATTGCCCGGGCCGCGGTGAAGCGGATCCGCGAACATGCGCGCATCATCATCGACAGCGGCAGCACCACGGCGGCCATGATTCCGCAACTCGGCCAACAGCCGGGCCTGGTGGTGATGACCAATTCCCTGCACGTCGCCAATGCCTTGAGCGAATTGGAGCACGAGCCGGTGCTGTTGATGACCGGCGGCACCTGGGACCCTCATTCCGAGTCGTTCCAGGGCCAGGTCGCCGAGCAGGTCCTGCGTTCCTACGACTTCGACCAGTTGTTCATCGGTGCCGACGGCATCGATCTGGTTCGAGGTACCACCACCTTCAACGAACTGCTGGGCTTGAGCCGTGTGATGGCTGAGGTTGCCCGCGAAGTGATCGTGATGGTGGAGGCCGACAAGATCGGCCGCAAGATCCCCAACCTGGAGCTGCCGTGGAGCAGCGTCCATACCCTCATTACCGATGATCGCCTGCCCGTAGAGGCCCGCGATCAGATTCAGGCCCGCGGCATCACCGTGATCTGCGCGCCTGTCAGCCAGGAGAAATAG
- the glmU gene encoding bifunctional UDP-N-acetylglucosamine diphosphorylase/glucosamine-1-phosphate N-acetyltransferase GlmU: MSLEIVILAAGQGTRMRSALPKVLHPVAGNSMLGHVIHSARQLDPQRIHVVIGHGADAVRERLAADDLNFVLQDKQLGTGHAVAQAVPFITADTVLILYGDVPLIEVDTLQRLLKHVAPQQLGLLTVELDDPTGYGRIVRNVDGQVTAIVEQKDANQAQRAITEGNTGILAVPAERLGDWMSRLSNNNAQGEYYLTDVIAMAVGDGLVVATEQPLDAMEVQGANDRRQLAELERHYQLRAARRLMAQGVTLRDPARFDVRGEVSVGRDVVIDINVILEGKVVIEDDVVIGPNCVIKDSTLRKGVVIKANSHLDGAVMGEGSDAGPFARLRPGSVLEARAHVGNFVELKNAHLGEGAKAGHLTYLGDAEIGARTNIGAGTITCNYDGANKYRTTIGEDVFIGSNNSLVAPVTIGDGSNTAAGSTINQDVDKSQLAVARARQRNIDGWKRPEKIKKS, translated from the coding sequence ATGTCTCTCGAAATCGTTATCCTCGCGGCCGGTCAAGGCACCCGCATGCGTTCGGCGCTGCCCAAGGTCTTGCACCCGGTAGCCGGCAATTCCATGCTTGGCCATGTTATCCACAGCGCCCGGCAACTTGATCCACAGCGCATTCACGTGGTGATTGGCCACGGTGCCGATGCGGTGCGCGAACGCCTGGCCGCGGATGACTTGAATTTCGTCCTGCAGGACAAACAACTGGGCACCGGCCATGCGGTGGCCCAGGCCGTGCCGTTCATCACGGCTGATACGGTGCTGATTCTCTACGGCGATGTGCCGCTGATCGAAGTCGACACCTTGCAGCGCCTGCTCAAGCATGTCGCGCCACAACAGTTGGGCCTGTTGACCGTCGAGCTGGACGACCCCACCGGTTACGGTCGCATCGTGCGTAACGTTGATGGCCAAGTGACCGCCATCGTCGAGCAGAAGGACGCCAACCAGGCCCAGCGCGCGATCACTGAAGGCAACACCGGGATCCTGGCCGTGCCGGCCGAGCGCCTGGGTGACTGGATGAGTCGTCTGTCGAACAACAACGCCCAGGGCGAGTACTACCTGACCGACGTGATTGCCATGGCGGTCGGCGACGGGCTGGTGGTTGCCACCGAGCAGCCGCTGGACGCCATGGAAGTGCAGGGCGCCAACGATCGCCGGCAATTGGCCGAGCTGGAGCGCCACTATCAGTTGCGCGCCGCTCGCCGCCTGATGGCCCAAGGGGTGACCCTGCGCGACCCGGCCCGTTTCGACGTGCGCGGTGAAGTCAGCGTGGGCCGCGACGTGGTCATCGACATCAACGTCATCCTCGAAGGCAAGGTTGTGATCGAAGACGACGTGGTCATCGGCCCGAACTGCGTGATCAAGGACAGCACCCTGCGCAAAGGCGTGGTGATCAAGGCCAACAGCCATCTCGACGGTGCAGTCATGGGGGAGGGCAGCGACGCCGGCCCGTTTGCTCGCCTGCGCCCAGGCTCTGTGCTGGAAGCCCGTGCCCATGTGGGTAACTTCGTTGAACTGAAGAATGCTCACCTGGGCGAAGGCGCCAAGGCCGGGCACCTGACCTACCTCGGTGACGCTGAAATCGGCGCCCGCACCAACATTGGCGCCGGGACCATCACCTGCAACTACGATGGCGCCAACAAGTACCGGACGACCATTGGAGAAGACGTGTTCATCGGCTCCAACAACTCTCTGGTAGCTCCAGTGACTATCGGTGATGGTTCAAACACGGCCGCAGGTTCAACTATCAATCAGGATGTGGATAAGTCCCAACTGGCTGTGGCTCGCGCCCGTCAGCGCAATATTGATGGCTGGAAGCGCCCGGAGAAAATCAAGAAAAGCTAA
- a CDS encoding F0F1 ATP synthase subunit epsilon, producing the protein MAMTVHCDIVSAEGEIFSGLVEMVIAHGELGDLGIALGHAPLITNLKPGPIRLIKQGGEAEVYYISGGFLEVQPNMVKVLADTVQRAADLDEASAQEAVKAAEKALHERGAEFDYGSAAARLAEAAAQLRTVQQIRKKFGG; encoded by the coding sequence ATGGCTATGACAGTCCATTGCGATATCGTCAGTGCGGAAGGGGAAATTTTCTCCGGTCTGGTCGAGATGGTGATTGCGCATGGTGAGCTGGGTGATCTTGGTATCGCTCTGGGTCACGCACCGCTGATCACTAATCTGAAACCAGGTCCGATCCGCTTGATCAAGCAGGGCGGGGAAGCCGAGGTGTATTACATCTCCGGTGGTTTCCTCGAGGTTCAGCCGAACATGGTCAAGGTCCTTGCCGACACTGTGCAACGTGCTGCCGACCTGGACGAAGCCTCCGCTCAGGAAGCCGTCAAGGCTGCCGAGAAGGCCCTGCACGAGCGAGGCGCGGAATTCGATTACGGTTCTGCTGCTGCACGTCTGGCCGAGGCCGCAGCTCAGCTGCGCACCGTCCAGCAGATCCGCAAGAAGTTCGGCGGCTAA